The Halopseudomonas sabulinigri genome window below encodes:
- the ybaK gene encoding Cys-tRNA(Pro) deacylase encodes MTPATKLLDKARVSYQLHRYSHDPQAESYGTEAADKLGLEHGRVFKTLLATTETGELLVAVVPVTDKLNLKALASAARVKKTAMADPAAAQRSTGYLVGGISPLGQKKRLRTFIDASAANWPTVYVSGGRRGLEIELSAADLRQHTAAQLCELCRD; translated from the coding sequence ATGACCCCAGCCACCAAACTGCTCGACAAAGCCCGCGTCAGTTATCAACTGCACCGCTATAGCCACGACCCGCAAGCCGAGTCCTACGGTACCGAAGCCGCCGACAAGCTAGGTCTGGAGCACGGCCGGGTGTTCAAAACCCTGCTGGCCACGACCGAAACCGGCGAACTGCTGGTGGCCGTGGTACCGGTAACCGACAAGCTCAACCTCAAGGCTCTGGCCAGCGCCGCGCGGGTAAAGAAGACCGCCATGGCTGACCCCGCCGCCGCGCAGCGCAGCACCGGCTATCTGGTTGGCGGCATCAGCCCCTTGGGGCAGAAGAAACGCCTGCGCACCTTTATTGATGCCAGCGCGGCAAACTGGCCTACTGTGTACGTCAGTGGCGGGCGCCGTGGGCTGGAAATTGAACTCAGCGCCGCAGATCTGCGCCAGCATACCGCCGCCCAGCTCTGCGAGCTGTGCCGCGACTGA
- the glpD gene encoding glycerol-3-phosphate dehydrogenase, producing MFKPHPEERRTVRPAGEAPVYDLLVIGGGVNGAGIANDAAGRGLSVLLCEQHDLASHTSSASSKLVHGGLRYLEHYEFRLVREALGEREVLLQKAPHIIWPLRFVLPHRPHLRPRWMLRAGLFLYDHLGKRTTLPGSTGAPLNGQGPLNPQIDYAFEYSDCWADDARLVVLNAVQAASLGADIRTYTRCESARRKGDLWQIELLSDHGTAETVHARALVNAAGPWAARVMERVVDTRSPYGVRLVQGSHIVVPQLYHGRQAYILQNEDERIVFVLPYENDYSLIGTTDVDYQGDPAQVEPTEAEVDYLLQVVNAHFKRQLKHEDIRHRFSGVRPLISDASESDPSAVSRDYSLTLEGDTGQAPLLAVYGGKLTTFRTLAEAAVDKLKPWFPDAHPSWTASHALAGGDFESQAQLSAELKTEYPWLTEQQLERFVRCYGTLSQVFLRGMRSQQDMGEQFGAGLTEREIKYLREREWARDMQAILWRRTKLGLHLNAAQQARLADYLQALAGEILAV from the coding sequence ATGTTCAAGCCCCATCCAGAAGAACGCCGTACCGTCCGACCGGCCGGCGAAGCCCCGGTCTATGATCTGTTGGTCATTGGCGGTGGGGTAAATGGCGCAGGGATCGCCAATGATGCCGCCGGGCGCGGCCTTTCTGTACTACTTTGCGAGCAGCATGATCTGGCCTCGCACACCTCGTCGGCGAGCAGCAAGTTGGTACATGGCGGCTTGCGTTACCTCGAACACTACGAATTCAGATTGGTGCGTGAGGCGCTCGGCGAGCGTGAAGTGCTGTTGCAGAAGGCGCCGCACATCATCTGGCCGCTGCGCTTTGTGCTGCCGCACCGGCCGCATCTGCGCCCGCGCTGGATGCTGCGCGCCGGCTTGTTTCTGTACGATCACCTGGGCAAGCGCACCACACTGCCGGGCTCCACCGGCGCGCCCTTGAATGGCCAGGGCCCGTTGAACCCGCAGATCGATTATGCCTTCGAGTACTCCGACTGCTGGGCTGATGACGCGCGGCTGGTGGTACTCAACGCGGTGCAGGCGGCGAGCCTGGGCGCCGACATTCGCACCTACACCCGCTGCGAGTCGGCACGCCGCAAGGGTGACCTGTGGCAGATTGAGCTGTTGTCTGACCATGGCACGGCGGAAACCGTGCACGCGCGGGCGCTGGTCAATGCAGCCGGGCCCTGGGCCGCGCGAGTGATGGAGCGCGTGGTGGATACGCGCTCGCCCTATGGCGTGCGTCTGGTGCAGGGCAGCCATATTGTGGTGCCGCAGCTGTACCACGGTCGTCAGGCCTATATTCTGCAGAACGAGGACGAGCGTATCGTCTTTGTATTGCCCTACGAGAACGATTACTCGCTGATTGGCACCACCGATGTGGACTATCAGGGGGACCCCGCCCAGGTTGAGCCTACAGAGGCCGAGGTCGATTACCTGCTGCAGGTGGTGAACGCGCACTTCAAGCGCCAACTTAAGCATGAAGACATCCGTCACCGGTTTTCCGGGGTGCGGCCGCTGATCAGTGATGCCAGTGAATCCGACCCTTCGGCGGTCAGTCGCGATTACAGCCTGACGTTGGAAGGGGATACCGGCCAGGCGCCGCTGCTGGCCGTGTACGGCGGAAAACTGACGACCTTTAGAACCCTGGCCGAGGCGGCGGTAGATAAACTCAAGCCCTGGTTCCCTGACGCGCACCCATCCTGGACCGCTAGCCATGCGCTGGCCGGGGGCGACTTTGAGTCACAGGCGCAGCTGAGCGCCGAGCTCAAGACCGAGTACCCCTGGCTTACCGAGCAGCAATTGGAGCGCTTTGTGCGTTGCTACGGCACCCTGAGCCAGGTATTTCTGCGCGGTATGCGCTCACAGCAGGACATGGGCGAGCAATTCGGCGCGGGCCTGACCGAGCGCGAGATCAAGTACTTGCGCGAGCGCGAGTGGGCGCGGGACATGCAGGCGATCCTCTGGCGGCGGACCAAGCTGGGGCTGCACTTGAACGCGGCTCAGCAGGCGCGACTGGCTGACTATCTGCAGGCGTTGGCGGGCGAAATACTGGCGGTGTGA
- a CDS encoding NADP-dependent oxidoreductase yields MPQSDTTNRQILLASRPVGAPTAANFNLVETAIPAVGTGQMLLRNRWMSLDPYMRGRMSDAKSYADPVPVGGVMTCATVSEVLESKLDGYAAGDLVMSFASGWQDYTLSDGAMVFRLDNNMKEPSQALGVLGMPGFTGYMGLTDIGQPKAGETVVVAAATGPVGTVVGQVAKLMGCHVVGVAGGADKRRYAVEELGFDACIDHKADDLNDKLIAACPKGIDVYFENVGGKVFDAVMPLLNPHARIPLCGLIAQYNATELPAGPDRLPQLMRLMLSQRIRMQGFIIFDNYGHCFPDFLKTMTPWVESGKVRVKEDRVEGLENAPEAFIGLLEGKNFGKLVVKIAD; encoded by the coding sequence ATGCCACAGTCAGACACCACCAATCGCCAGATTCTGCTTGCCTCGCGCCCGGTCGGCGCACCGACCGCTGCCAACTTCAATCTGGTAGAAACCGCCATTCCCGCCGTGGGCACGGGGCAGATGCTGCTACGCAACCGCTGGATGTCACTCGACCCCTACATGCGCGGACGCATGAGCGACGCCAAATCCTACGCCGATCCGGTCCCGGTCGGCGGCGTAATGACCTGCGCCACCGTCAGTGAGGTGCTGGAATCCAAGCTCGACGGCTACGCCGCAGGCGACCTGGTAATGAGCTTTGCCTCAGGCTGGCAGGACTACACCCTCTCCGACGGCGCCATGGTGTTTCGCCTCGACAACAACATGAAAGAACCATCGCAGGCACTGGGCGTGCTCGGCATGCCGGGCTTCACCGGCTATATGGGTCTGACCGATATCGGCCAACCCAAGGCCGGTGAAACCGTCGTCGTCGCGGCTGCCACTGGCCCGGTCGGCACTGTGGTGGGTCAGGTCGCCAAGCTGATGGGTTGCCACGTGGTCGGCGTTGCCGGCGGTGCAGACAAGCGCCGCTACGCGGTCGAAGAGCTGGGTTTCGATGCCTGTATCGATCACAAGGCCGATGACCTCAACGACAAACTGATCGCCGCCTGCCCCAAGGGCATTGATGTGTACTTTGAGAACGTCGGCGGCAAGGTGTTCGATGCCGTGATGCCGCTACTCAACCCGCACGCGCGCATCCCCTTGTGCGGTCTGATCGCGCAGTACAACGCAACCGAGCTGCCCGCCGGCCCGGACCGCCTGCCACAACTGATGCGCCTGATGCTGAGCCAACGCATTCGCATGCAGGGCTTCATTATCTTCGACAACTACGGTCACTGCTTCCCGGACTTCCTCAAGACCATGACCCCCTGGGTCGAGAGTGGCAAGGTGCGGGTGAAGGAAGATCGCGTAGAGGGTCTGGAGAACGCGCCAGAAGCCTTCATCGGGCTACTGGAAGGTAAGAATTTCGGCAAGCTGGTGGTCAAGATCGCCGATTGA